The Acinetobacter chinensis genomic sequence TCACTCTCAGGCAGTTTCTGCAAAGCCGAAACAGCTGACTCGGTTTCTTCGTGTGCCCGTTTACGGCAGTAGTCCAGTGCGCCAGAAGACTGAACGATGCTGATGACCTGTTCCAGATCTGATGTTCCACCGGTTGCAATACTGCGACGGATGATTTCATGTTCATGACCTGTGGTGTTCGCTAAAGCAGAGATTAAAGGTAAAGTCGGTTTACCTTCCATCAGATCATCACCAATATTTTTACCTAATGTTTCTGCATCTGAGGTGTAATCCAGAATATCGTCAATAATCTGAAAAGCATTACCAAAGTGTCCTGCAAAGAGTCTCAGCGGTTCACGGTACTCAGGTTTGCCCGCAAGAATGGCAGCACCTTCGGTAGCCAGTTCAAACAGTCGGGATGTTTTACCATGAATAATATCCAGGTATGTTTGTTCATTTGTATCAGGCTGATGCTGAGCCTGAAGCTGGAGCACTTCACCTTCAGCAATTTCACAGGTTCCAGTGGAAAAGTCTTTCAGCAGAGTCATGTTATCCAGATCAACCAGCAGATCAAATGCGCGGGAAATCAAAAAGTCACCGACTAAAACAGCCGTCTGATTGTTCCAGGTTGCATTGGCAGTTGGGCGTCCACGTCTGAGACCGGATTCATCGACAACGTCATCATGCACCAGGGTTGCGGTATGCAGCATTTCAATAATGGCAGCAAGTTTACGGTAGGGTTCCATTTCATCCGCACCACAGGCTCTGGCAGCAAGCAGGCACATGATCGGGCGCATACGTTTACCGCCTGCTTCAACCACATGCTTGCTGACCGCCATAACCAGTGCAACTTTGGAAGTAATCCCTTCATTGATAAATTTGTCCATCGCGGCGAAGTCTGTAGCAACCGGAGCGAGAATGTCTTGCTTAAAATCGATGGTCATGTGAAGAGAAACCCCTTTATCTGTATATTGCTGACCGTTTCAGATACAGCAATGCTGGCTGTTTATACTTTCGGGAGGACCTGCTGTACAGGGCGGTTATGTCTACAGCTCTCTGCATCTGCATGGTTTTCCATGGAACGCATGCCTAAGTCCTGTAAAAGATGTAGGTATGGTTCGGTTTTACGTAGTCTATAGTAGCGAATTGTATTTGAAAATCTATCCCGAAGGATTAAATCAAAGGTATATGGTTGCATTATTGTTCATATTTTTCAGTGCTGAAAAAATAATCGGGGCTATCCTGTATAAATTTTAGGGGATATGCTTGTTGTTTTTATGATTTTCACCTAAAATATGTCCCCTTATGTGTGACCCCAGTGGCGATCGTTTTAAGATCGGTATATCCCTTTACCGGCACGACAACACGGGTATGATGGAGTACGTTATGTACGCAGTAATCCAGAGCGGTGGTAAACAGCACCGTGTAGTTGAGGGTGAAACCCTTAAAGTAGAATTGTTGAAAGCTGAAACTGGCGCAACTATTACATTTGATGATGTATTAATGGTTGTTAACGGTGAAAGCATTCAGATCGGTGCTCCAGTTGTAGCTGGCGCTAAAGTAACTGCAGAAGTGGTTAGTCACGGTCGTCACGACAAAATCCGCATCATCAAAATGCGTCGTCGTAAACATTACCGTAAACAACAAGGTCACCGTCAATGGTTCACTGAGTTGAAAATTACTGCGATTGCAGGCTAATCCACTAGGAGTAAATAGACATGGCAACTAAAAAAGCCGGTGGTTCGACTAAAAACGGTCGTGACTCGAATCCTAAAATGTTAGGTGTTAAAATGTACGGTGGTCAAGCTGTGACTGCTGGTAACATTATCGTTCGTCAACGTGGTACAGAATTCCACGCTGGTGCAAACGTAGGTATGGGCCGTGACCATACTTTGTTCGCTACTGCTGACGGCGTAATCAAATTTGAAGTGAAGGGTCAGTTTGGCCGTCGCTATGTATCTGTTGAAGTGTAAGTTTTAACAGTTCGGAAAAGCCCGCTTAATTGCGGGCTTTTTTATACCCAAAGACTGGCTGAAAAATAAACAGAGTTCTCCATCATGATGGATACTTTGGATAAATAAGCATAAATAACAATACAAAACTTCTTATTTTCTCAGTTTTTGAGTCTTTAAACTGGTTTAAGATGAGAAATCTGAAAAATTGCACTTAAGCAAATATAAAAGGTGAATACATGAATATGCTTCGTAAAACGATGGGTGTCGTAGCAATCAGTGCAGCTGTGCTCGCACCTGCAATGAGCACAACGGTTTTTGCAGCTGCAGCTGCATCGGAGCAACAGGCGACGTCAAACCTGGTTAAGCAGCTCAGCGGTATCCGCAGTCTGTCAGCATCGTTTGAACAGACGACTAAGGCAACCGGTGGTAAAGCTGCGCCAAAGAAAGGTTTAACCGCTCAGCATATGAATCAGACTTTCAAAGGTACAATGAAGGTGGAAAGACCTGGTAAGTTTTTCTGGGAAACCACCAGTCCTGCAA encodes the following:
- the sdsA gene encoding All-trans-nonaprenyl-diphosphate synthase — its product is MTIDFKQDILAPVATDFAAMDKFINEGITSKVALVMAVSKHVVEAGGKRMRPIMCLLAARACGADEMEPYRKLAAIIEMLHTATLVHDDVVDESGLRRGRPTANATWNNQTAVLVGDFLISRAFDLLVDLDNMTLLKDFSTGTCEIAEGEVLQLQAQHQPDTNEQTYLDIIHGKTSRLFELATEGAAILAGKPEYREPLRLFAGHFGNAFQIIDDILDYTSDAETLGKNIGDDLMEGKPTLPLISALANTTGHEHEIIRRSIATGGTSDLEQVISIVQSSGALDYCRKRAHEETESAVSALQKLPESEYTQALYNLAQLALHRIQ
- the rplU gene encoding 50S ribosomal protein L21; this encodes MYAVIQSGGKQHRVVEGETLKVELLKAETGATITFDDVLMVVNGESIQIGAPVVAGAKVTAEVVSHGRHDKIRIIKMRRRKHYRKQQGHRQWFTELKITAIAG
- the rpmA gene encoding 50S ribosomal protein L27; protein product: MATKKAGGSTKNGRDSNPKMLGVKMYGGQAVTAGNIIVRQRGTEFHAGANVGMGRDHTLFATADGVIKFEVKGQFGRRYVSVEV